The following proteins come from a genomic window of Carassius gibelio isolate Cgi1373 ecotype wild population from Czech Republic chromosome B8, carGib1.2-hapl.c, whole genome shotgun sequence:
- the LOC127963437 gene encoding protein UXT translates to MTPGAKVLQYETFINEVLKIDLQKVLEQRDAMYEKIAQYLQLKNTIKSIQETDTKELKTEVDLGCNFYVQAHVPDASKIYVAVGYGFFVEFTHAEALKFIEKKTNQLTEYTEVLTKDAAKIKANIRMVLEGLRELQGLKDLPEDRRREVF, encoded by the exons ATGACTCCTGGGGCGAAAGTCTTGCAGTATGAGACGTTTATCAATGAAGTATTGAAAATAGACTTACA GAAAGTATTGGAGCAAAGAGATGCCATGTATGAGAAAATAGCACAATACCTTCAGCTAAAGAACACAATTAAAAGTATTCAG gAAACTGACACCAAAGAACTCAAAACTGAGGTTGACCTTGGCTGCAATTTCTATGTGCAGGCTCACGT ACCTGATGCATCAAAAATATATGTGGCAGTTGGGTATGGATTCTTTGTCGAATTCACACATGCAGAGGCTTTAAAGTTCATAGAAAAGAAGACTAATCAGCTGACAGA GTATACTGAGGTCCTTACCAAAGATGCAGCAAAGATAAAGGCCAACATTCGCATGGTTTTGGAG GGTTTAAGGGAATTGCAAGGTCTGAAAGATCTTCCAGAGGACAGAAGGAGAGAGGTGTTTTAG